A genomic window from Pyxidicoccus trucidator includes:
- a CDS encoding DUF790 family protein, with translation MLTKELLSYRVREGVLRPAYVKRDDAALLGFAQELLAEVESSRGFKLDDVEESFGLKAGAFTRPKVARGLVKLLMDRLLFDEPSPGVGEARWERLKLAAGVLRTLQPDTTVEAYEALLSAALPVPLPEVRETLYADLPGHRRLVGWDGEPLTAQALVDRYNLGLAQGPLLTARRLTLRALAPELLRVRKVLRWLKFCRLVAEVRRVGEDWTLEVEGPGAMLAMQKKYGLQLASFLSVVPVLARWELTATVETARKQATLALSDKDPLLSPLPAALGHVPEEVASLAEGFEDEAWELDLTPLPRHMGAAGLCVPDLTFRHRESRREVALELFHAWHAAPLARRLEELRSRPDGGLLLGVDRALAKAAGARESLEAHPQVVLFNGFPSAKKLRERLARLGAEGPGR, from the coding sequence CGGCTTCGCCCAGGAGCTGCTGGCGGAGGTGGAGTCCTCGCGCGGCTTCAAGCTCGACGACGTGGAGGAGTCCTTCGGCCTGAAGGCCGGGGCCTTCACCCGGCCGAAGGTGGCGCGCGGGCTGGTGAAGCTGCTGATGGACCGGCTGCTCTTCGACGAGCCCTCCCCCGGCGTGGGCGAGGCGCGGTGGGAGCGGCTGAAGCTCGCGGCCGGAGTCCTGCGCACGCTTCAGCCGGACACGACGGTGGAGGCGTACGAGGCGTTGCTGTCGGCAGCCCTGCCCGTGCCGCTGCCCGAGGTGCGTGAGACGCTGTACGCGGACCTGCCCGGACACCGCCGGCTGGTGGGCTGGGACGGCGAGCCCCTCACGGCGCAGGCGCTGGTGGACCGCTACAACCTGGGGCTGGCGCAGGGCCCGCTGCTGACGGCGCGGCGCCTCACGCTGCGGGCCCTGGCGCCGGAGCTGCTGCGGGTGCGCAAGGTGCTGCGGTGGCTGAAGTTCTGCCGGCTGGTGGCGGAGGTGCGGCGCGTCGGCGAGGACTGGACGCTGGAGGTGGAGGGGCCGGGGGCGATGCTGGCCATGCAGAAGAAGTACGGGCTGCAGCTGGCCTCGTTCCTCTCGGTGGTGCCGGTGCTGGCGCGCTGGGAGCTGACGGCCACGGTGGAGACGGCGCGCAAGCAGGCCACGCTGGCGCTGAGCGACAAGGACCCGCTGCTGTCGCCGCTGCCGGCCGCGCTGGGCCACGTGCCCGAGGAAGTGGCCTCCCTGGCCGAGGGCTTCGAGGACGAAGCGTGGGAGCTGGACCTCACGCCGCTGCCCCGTCACATGGGCGCCGCCGGGCTGTGCGTGCCGGACCTGACGTTCCGTCACCGCGAGTCAAGGCGAGAAGTGGCGCTGGAGCTGTTCCACGCGTGGCACGCGGCACCGCTGGCGCGGAGGCTGGAGGAGCTGCGCTCACGGCCGGACGGCGGGCTGCTGCTGGGCGTGGACCGGGCGCTGGCGAAGGCGGCGGGAGCGCGCGAGTCGCTGGAGGCCCACCCTCAGGTGGTGCTCTTCAACGGATTTCCCTCGGCGAAGAAGCTGCGCGAGCGGCTGGCGCGGCTGGGTGCGGAGGGGCCCGGGAGATGA
- a CDS encoding helix-turn-helix transcriptional regulator, whose translation MEKTLASRLGGAARLARTRLNLTQADVAERIGIASEVYGRLERGHMLPSIQTFRRLCVVLSISADEALGLKPSQEVKWAAEPPSDYGESAELRRLMRRARQLDRSSIRILSVLAAQFKPKGS comes from the coding sequence ATGGAAAAGACCCTCGCATCCCGACTTGGAGGCGCCGCGCGCCTCGCCCGGACCCGCCTGAACCTGACGCAGGCGGACGTCGCGGAGCGCATCGGCATCGCGAGTGAAGTGTATGGCCGACTGGAGCGCGGCCACATGCTGCCGAGCATCCAGACGTTCCGCAGGCTGTGCGTGGTGCTCTCCATCTCCGCCGACGAGGCGCTGGGCCTCAAGCCGTCTCAAGAGGTGAAGTGGGCCGCGGAGCCTCCGAGCGACTACGGCGAGTCCGCGGAGTTGCGCCGCCTCATGCGCCGTGCCCGCCAGCTCGACCGCAGCTCCATCCGCATCCTCAGCGTGCTCGCCGCCCAGTTCAAGCCGAAGGGAAGCTGA
- a CDS encoding response regulator: protein MKASNLVRRANRTGHVVVEAKNMLTFLFVDEDPRSLAALRRLVRDLPGCKRFARGVAEALALVREEPPSVVVSGDLLPDGDGLGLLEQVRAHYPRTACALHAVRPPRTALARGIAWMDRAAPPAELHALLRALGAGVSVRPA from the coding sequence TTGAAGGCAAGCAACCTCGTGCGTCGCGCCAACCGCACGGGTCATGTCGTGGTGGAAGCGAAGAACATGCTGACGTTCCTGTTCGTGGACGAAGACCCTCGCTCACTCGCGGCGCTGCGGCGCCTGGTGAGGGACTTGCCCGGCTGCAAGCGCTTCGCGAGAGGCGTGGCGGAAGCGCTGGCCCTCGTGAGGGAGGAGCCGCCCTCGGTGGTGGTGAGCGGAGACCTGTTACCGGATGGTGACGGGTTGGGGCTGCTGGAGCAGGTGCGCGCGCACTACCCACGCACGGCCTGCGCGCTTCACGCGGTGCGGCCGCCGCGGACCGCGCTCGCTCGCGGCATCGCCTGGATGGACCGCGCCGCGCCCCCCGCCGAGCTGCATGCGCTGCTGCGCGCGCTGGGCGCGGGGGTGAGTGTCAGGCCGGCCTGA